A stretch of Bradyrhizobium sp. AZCC 2262 DNA encodes these proteins:
- a CDS encoding DUF6894 family protein translates to MAKVYFHYSNSEGVCVDQRGTAVGNLTDVRNHAARVVQSLITAQGPEDWRDWTLHVSDDLNDEIFALPFSSMLGKPH, encoded by the coding sequence ATGGCAAAGGTCTATTTTCACTACTCCAATTCCGAGGGCGTATGCGTCGACCAGCGCGGCACCGCCGTCGGAAACCTGACCGATGTGCGCAACCACGCCGCCCGCGTCGTGCAATCGCTGATCACCGCGCAGGGCCCGGAAGACTGGCGCGACTGGACGCTGCATGTCAGCGACGATCTCAACGACGAAATCTTCGCCCTGCCGTTTTCGTCCATGCTCGGCAAGCCGCATTGA
- a CDS encoding tyrosine-type recombinase/integrase: protein MPVLITEKHLAASDKRKTISDSKQLGFALRTTPNGVFTFYYQHLNKKTGRRDWHLIGAHPEWTPARARTEATRLAGLVAGEKDIKQIRHQKIARDRAEGVSFKQVHDEYISFCKQPVDRRWGTVPRKETWRGIQYSLARALKWWGNRVASEITSADIKELYESYVREKHPAQANMVRGNLRTMFVWAMHDDRRYLAVNPCTKQLEDDKAIEKADIDDGRVLTADELRTLWFGLDDPKCPGTRGARLALKLSLVTLLRTGECVAIERNKITATTVTIPLAVAKGRRSKKARDVVQPLNSLAQEILGEVFAGDEGRRYAFPGTSGKTGGHMAQGSLSVLMGSRTTKKNSRMGICEYLGLDDVTPHDLRRTGACILEQLGYSDGVIGRVMTHKTADKDAASVTRDHYLVPVQIIARPVDPRVSALNDLDDALREIFGLPRGGSIELPAPPRLLTAA from the coding sequence ATGCCAGTCCTCATCACCGAAAAGCATCTCGCAGCAAGCGACAAGCGAAAGACCATCAGCGACAGCAAGCAACTCGGCTTCGCGCTTCGCACCACACCGAATGGCGTGTTCACGTTCTACTATCAGCACCTCAATAAGAAGACCGGCAGGCGCGATTGGCACCTGATCGGCGCACACCCCGAATGGACCCCTGCACGGGCGCGCACCGAAGCAACCCGGCTCGCCGGCCTGGTCGCGGGCGAGAAAGACATCAAGCAAATCCGCCATCAGAAGATCGCGCGGGACCGTGCCGAGGGCGTGTCCTTCAAGCAGGTCCATGACGAATACATCTCCTTCTGCAAACAGCCGGTCGATCGGCGCTGGGGCACCGTGCCGCGAAAGGAAACTTGGAGGGGCATCCAGTATTCCCTCGCCCGTGCGCTGAAATGGTGGGGCAACAGGGTCGCCAGCGAGATCACCAGCGCCGACATCAAGGAACTGTACGAAAGCTATGTCCGCGAGAAGCACCCGGCGCAGGCGAACATGGTTCGGGGTAATTTGCGCACCATGTTCGTCTGGGCGATGCACGACGACCGGAGGTATCTCGCCGTCAATCCTTGCACCAAGCAACTGGAAGACGACAAGGCAATCGAGAAGGCCGACATCGACGACGGGCGCGTCCTGACCGCCGACGAACTTCGCACGCTCTGGTTCGGCCTCGATGACCCGAAGTGCCCCGGCACCAGGGGCGCGAGGCTGGCGCTGAAACTGTCGCTGGTCACGCTGCTGCGCACGGGCGAGTGCGTTGCCATCGAGCGCAACAAAATCACGGCCACCACGGTGACGATCCCGCTCGCGGTCGCGAAGGGTCGCCGCTCCAAGAAGGCGCGAGACGTCGTGCAGCCGCTGAACAGTCTGGCGCAGGAAATCCTTGGCGAGGTATTCGCGGGCGACGAGGGGCGGCGCTATGCCTTCCCCGGCACCAGCGGGAAGACCGGCGGCCACATGGCGCAGGGATCACTGAGCGTCTTGATGGGGTCCAGAACAACAAAAAAGAACAGCCGGATGGGCATCTGCGAATACCTTGGCTTGGACGATGTGACGCCCCACGATCTGCGGCGCACCGGGGCTTGCATCCTTGAGCAGCTTGGCTATTCCGATGGCGTCATTGGCAGGGTGATGACGCACAAGACCGCAGACAAGGACGCTGCGTCGGTTACCCGCGACCACTACCTCGTTCCCGTTCAGATTATCGCCCGCCCGGTCGACCCGCGCGTCAGTGCGCTGAACGACCTCGATGACGCGCTGCGTGAAATCTTCGGTCTGCCGCGCGGCGGCTCGATAGAGCTACCTGCGCCGCCCCGGCTTCTGACGGCCGCCTAA
- the surE gene encoding 5'/3'-nucleotidase SurE has protein sequence MSYRILCTNDDGIHAPGLKIVEEIARGLSDDVWVVAPELDQSGVSHSLSLNDPLRLREVGPRHFAVRGTPTDCVIMGSRHILGEKGPDLVLSGVNRGRNVAEDVVYSGTIAGALEGTILGIPSFALSQEFSIETRHAPLWDTALKFGPDILRKVIDAGVPKNTVINVNFPACTPDQVKGVRVTRQGKRNLGFLKVDKRHDGRGNPYFWIGFERAAMMDTPAEGTDLAALAARYVSVTPLRLDRTDEAFSDALTTTLK, from the coding sequence ATGTCCTATCGTATCCTCTGCACCAACGACGATGGCATCCATGCGCCGGGGTTGAAGATCGTCGAGGAGATCGCGCGCGGGCTTTCCGACGACGTTTGGGTCGTGGCGCCGGAACTCGATCAGTCCGGCGTCTCGCATTCGCTGTCGCTCAACGATCCCTTGCGCCTGCGCGAAGTCGGCCCGCGTCATTTCGCAGTGCGCGGCACACCGACCGACTGCGTGATCATGGGATCGCGCCACATCCTCGGCGAAAAGGGGCCCGATCTGGTGCTGTCGGGCGTCAACAGGGGCCGCAACGTCGCCGAGGACGTCGTCTATTCCGGAACCATCGCCGGCGCCCTTGAAGGCACGATCCTGGGAATCCCGTCATTTGCGCTGAGCCAGGAATTTTCCATCGAGACCCGGCACGCGCCGCTGTGGGACACGGCGCTGAAATTCGGCCCCGATATCCTGCGCAAGGTGATCGATGCCGGCGTGCCGAAGAACACCGTGATCAACGTCAACTTTCCCGCTTGCACGCCCGACCAGGTCAAGGGCGTGCGCGTGACCCGTCAGGGCAAGCGCAATCTCGGCTTCCTGAAAGTCGACAAGCGCCACGATGGCCGCGGCAATCCGTATTTCTGGATCGGCTTTGAGCGCGCCGCGATGATGGATACGCCGGCCGAAGGCACCGATCTGGCGGCGCTTGCGGCACGCTACGTATCGGTCACGCCGCTGCGGCTCGATCGCACCGATGAAGCGTTCTCGGATGCGCTGACGACGACGTTGAAGTGA
- a CDS encoding DUF6894 family protein, which translates to MTQVYFHCSNSREVRLDRAGEAVSDLAEARDRAACIVRSLIMGRDAEDWRDWVVHVNDDFDEEIFVLPFAFVLGKPH; encoded by the coding sequence ATGACGCAAGTCTATTTCCACTGCTCCAACTCCCGGGAAGTCCGGCTCGATCGAGCCGGTGAAGCGGTGAGCGACCTCGCCGAGGCGCGCGACCGCGCAGCCTGCATCGTCCGGTCGCTGATCATGGGACGCGACGCGGAAGACTGGCGCGACTGGGTCGTGCACGTGAACGACGATTTCGACGAAGAGATCTTCGTTCTGCCGTTCGCCTTCGTGCTCGGCAAGCCGCACTGA
- a CDS encoding NADPH-dependent FMN reductase, whose translation MGNRILVFYGSYRSDRMGIRLAQFVVEGFAARGDDVELIDAKAIGLPMLDRMYKEHPKGGAPEVLEKLAEKIRTADGFVFVTGEYNWGMQPGLKNLTDHFLEEWFWRPAAIASYSAGRFSGARAALAWHGTLSEMGMVVISSSIAAGPMAQTLTEDGKPAGEGGKALSHAFPRFADDLAWWMEAARAQREKKKPPY comes from the coding sequence ATGGGTAACCGCATTCTCGTCTTTTACGGCTCCTACCGTTCCGACCGCATGGGCATCCGGCTCGCGCAATTCGTCGTCGAGGGGTTTGCGGCGCGTGGCGACGATGTCGAATTGATCGACGCCAAGGCGATTGGCCTGCCGATGCTGGACAGGATGTACAAGGAACATCCGAAAGGCGGCGCACCGGAGGTGCTGGAGAAACTTGCCGAGAAGATCCGCACCGCCGACGGCTTTGTGTTCGTCACCGGCGAATATAATTGGGGCATGCAGCCGGGACTGAAAAACCTCACCGACCATTTCCTCGAGGAATGGTTCTGGCGCCCCGCCGCGATCGCCAGCTATTCGGCCGGCCGCTTCTCCGGCGCGCGCGCTGCGCTCGCATGGCACGGCACGCTTTCGGAAATGGGCATGGTGGTGATTTCGAGCTCGATCGCGGCCGGGCCGATGGCGCAGACGCTTACCGAAGACGGCAAGCCGGCCGGCGAAGGCGGCAAGGCTCTGTCACACGCGTTTCCGCGCTTTGCCGACGATCTCGCGTGGTGGATGGAAGCGGCAAGGGCGCAGCGGGAAAAGAAGAAGCCGCCTTATTGA
- a CDS encoding ketopantoate reductase family protein, translating into MQIAVVGAGAVGCYYGGVLLRAGHDVTFIGRQPHVDAINAHGLLLDTRTFSGRLPAKAATDATALAPPELVLVCVKSADTEQAGRSLAGRLLPETSVLSLQNGVDNAPRLSAVTGHAVIPVVVYVGSEMAGPGHVRHHGGGDLAIGPSAASEALAQTLAAAGIGITIADDIDKTLWSKLIINCAFNALSAVAGISYGPMLEVEGTRDVVTRAVLEATAVARACGVSIGDDLLAHILNIPAIMPNQMSSTAQDLARGKPSEIDFLNGYVVRKGAELGIPTPTNHALQVMVKLTERGKGMSRK; encoded by the coding sequence ATGCAAATCGCGGTCGTCGGTGCTGGAGCGGTCGGATGCTACTACGGCGGAGTGCTGCTCCGGGCTGGACATGACGTGACCTTCATCGGCAGGCAGCCCCATGTCGACGCCATCAACGCCCATGGCCTGCTGCTCGACACCAGGACTTTCAGCGGCCGCCTGCCCGCCAAAGCCGCGACCGATGCTACCGCGCTTGCCCCGCCCGAGCTGGTGCTGGTGTGCGTGAAGTCGGCCGATACCGAGCAGGCCGGCCGGTCGCTCGCCGGACGCCTGCTGCCGGAAACATCCGTTCTCAGCCTGCAGAACGGCGTTGATAATGCGCCGCGTCTCTCTGCCGTCACCGGCCACGCCGTCATTCCTGTCGTCGTCTATGTCGGAAGCGAGATGGCCGGGCCCGGCCATGTCAGGCATCACGGCGGCGGCGACCTCGCCATCGGCCCCTCCGCCGCGAGCGAAGCACTGGCGCAGACGCTTGCGGCCGCCGGCATCGGCATCACGATCGCGGACGACATCGACAAGACGCTGTGGAGCAAGCTGATCATCAACTGCGCCTTCAACGCGCTTTCCGCCGTCGCAGGCATTTCCTACGGCCCGATGCTGGAAGTCGAAGGCACGCGCGATGTCGTCACGCGCGCGGTGCTGGAGGCGACAGCGGTCGCTCGCGCCTGCGGCGTATCGATCGGCGACGATCTCCTCGCGCATATCCTGAACATCCCGGCCATCATGCCGAACCAGATGTCGTCCACCGCGCAGGATCTGGCGCGCGGCAAGCCCAGCGAGATCGATTTTCTCAACGGCTATGTGGTGCGCAAGGGCGCCGAACTCGGCATTCCCACGCCGACCAATCACGCCCTGCAGGTGATGGTGAAGCTGACCGAACGGGGCAAGGGGATGTCGCGGAAGTAG